Proteins co-encoded in one Lentisphaera araneosa HTCC2155 genomic window:
- a CDS encoding type II secretion system protein has protein sequence MKKRYVSLIEVLVVIAVIAILASLLLPSLRNAREQAKSANCLSNLRNLGMYTHMSIVDNDGDIPASRMFYEENYTGDRSRQAWRWHTFLGEYINSPSDNLFKAEVFSCPSHSIHTRSDNGDPIDGALTYWVNSRQVDGDRELWMVKSEIDDSNPADNMRITEILSPGTLASIYDVAQDWVGKVAESGAGGFISHGPGIWDAPWPRASMGHDPNLRIAYKDIPKQDGIHYWRGAIDFRHPRESMNTVNFDGSGSRLLNGGVRNKNMVNQ, from the coding sequence ATGAAAAAGCGTTATGTAAGTTTAATAGAAGTTCTCGTTGTAATCGCTGTTATTGCAATTTTGGCCTCTTTACTTTTACCCTCACTGAGGAATGCCAGAGAGCAAGCAAAAAGTGCTAATTGTCTTAGTAATTTAAGGAACCTGGGTATGTATACACACATGTCAATTGTGGATAATGATGGGGATATACCTGCGTCCAGGATGTTTTATGAGGAGAATTATACCGGGGATAGGAGTCGACAAGCTTGGCGTTGGCACACTTTTCTTGGGGAGTATATAAACTCCCCGAGTGATAATCTTTTTAAAGCGGAGGTATTTAGCTGCCCTTCTCATTCTATTCATACGCGCTCTGATAATGGTGACCCAATCGATGGGGCTCTGACATACTGGGTGAACTCTAGGCAGGTTGATGGAGATAGGGAGCTATGGATGGTTAAGAGTGAAATTGATGATTCAAACCCTGCAGACAATATGAGGATTACCGAGATCCTTAGTCCCGGAACTCTAGCTAGTATCTATGATGTAGCTCAAGATTGGGTTGGTAAGGTGGCGGAATCGGGTGCAGGTGGATTTATTAGTCATGGACCAGGTATTTGGGATGCGCCATGGCCTCGAGCCTCTATGGGGCATGACCCTAATTTGCGGATTGCTTACAAAGATATTCCAAAACAAGATGGCATTCATTATTGGCGTGGTGCGATTGATTTTCGTCATCCAAGAGAGAGTATGAATACAGTGAATTTCGATGGTTCTGGTAGCCGTTTGTTAAATGGTGGCGTGCGCAATAAAAATATGGTAAATCAATAG
- a CDS encoding DUF58 domain-containing protein → MKALAKYLNPRVISRVGAYNIDPKSIVEGNIAGAHKSPFHGFSVEFAGHREYMPGDDPKHIDWNVYYKRDKYFCKQYEAETNLISQIFLDASESMRFKSGDQSKLDYAAYLAVSLSYLITNARDSVGIGVFNDKIVDYMPASNAMQMVYKISDLIEKRAPAKKTAMGASLMDFAQRIGRRQIVVVISDCLLDSEELNDGLSRLRFDHHELVLFHVVDPMEVDFNLKGMVKFKGLESGGEVKLDAQRVRKRYMEKFTEHRRKIMGVCEKNRCEYVTANTGQPLEELLMSYLSSRMTHINR, encoded by the coding sequence ATGAAGGCCTTAGCTAAATATTTAAATCCAAGAGTTATCTCAAGGGTAGGGGCGTATAATATCGACCCTAAGAGCATTGTGGAAGGCAATATTGCCGGTGCCCACAAATCTCCCTTTCATGGTTTCTCTGTGGAATTTGCCGGTCACCGGGAGTATATGCCTGGTGATGACCCGAAGCATATTGATTGGAATGTCTACTACAAGCGCGACAAGTATTTTTGTAAGCAGTATGAAGCTGAAACAAATCTCATTTCTCAGATTTTTTTAGATGCTTCTGAATCTATGCGTTTTAAGTCAGGTGATCAGTCAAAATTAGATTACGCAGCTTACTTGGCTGTGTCTCTTTCTTATCTAATTACCAACGCCCGAGATAGTGTCGGCATTGGCGTCTTTAATGATAAGATCGTCGATTACATGCCGGCTAGTAACGCCATGCAGATGGTTTATAAAATAAGTGATTTGATAGAGAAACGTGCTCCTGCGAAAAAAACCGCTATGGGAGCGAGTCTTATGGACTTTGCTCAACGCATTGGCAGGAGACAAATAGTTGTGGTCATTTCGGATTGCCTGCTCGACTCCGAGGAACTTAATGATGGCCTCTCTCGTTTGCGTTTTGATCATCATGAATTGGTGCTTTTTCATGTGGTTGATCCCATGGAAGTGGATTTTAACCTTAAGGGTATGGTGAAATTCAAAGGCCTTGAAAGCGGTGGTGAAGTTAAGCTTGATGCCCAGCGTGTTCGCAAGCGCTACATGGAGAAATTCACAGAACACAGAAGAAAAATAATGGGCGTTTGTGAAAAAAATCGTTGTGAGTATGTGACGGCGAACACGGGTCAGCCCCTCGAAGAACTTCTCATGTCATACCTCAGTTCGCGAATGACGCATATCAATAGGTAA
- a CDS encoding SRPBCC domain-containing protein: MKPLFFTLLILMGAGLMANEVKFEQMVYIKTTKAKLWNALTQPETINKYYMCPILKMGSKKGEIISYGVEGQTFIEGEILEFKKQEKLTHSFRFAGKPKAKGDQGTMVTYEIVEQQGLLILILTHSGFRAKNQTYKDITGGWPYILSNLKTLLETGKTLRK, encoded by the coding sequence ATGAAGCCGTTATTTTTTACATTACTTATTTTGATGGGAGCGGGACTTATGGCTAATGAAGTAAAATTCGAACAGATGGTTTATATCAAAACAACTAAAGCGAAGCTTTGGAACGCGCTCACACAGCCTGAAACTATCAATAAGTACTATATGTGCCCCATTCTAAAAATGGGTTCGAAAAAGGGTGAGATCATCAGCTATGGAGTTGAAGGGCAAACTTTTATTGAAGGCGAAATTCTCGAGTTCAAGAAGCAAGAAAAACTCACCCATAGCTTTCGCTTTGCGGGAAAGCCCAAGGCGAAAGGTGATCAAGGCACCATGGTGACTTATGAAATCGTCGAACAGCAAGGCTTATTAATTTTAATTCTTACTCATTCGGGTTTTAGAGCAAAGAACCAAACTTACAAAGATATTACTGGTGGTTGGCCCTATATCCTCAGCAATCTCAAAACCCTACTCGAAACGGGAAAAACACTTCGTAAGTAG
- a CDS encoding DUF1670 domain-containing protein, with the protein MISDTINRKEDSSKRLALRSNTSTLVNVIVEGTSCSRFESEVIADKAVEVFGIGPYSPDAELQPGQMKWKAISALEPAGKPLAACQFKIITLTVHQLEDDQEVYLKYGRSAKRANQIVRMCEECYDQECLLTQEDLACILDCDVKTVRNDIRDYQKKHECLVPTRGNKKDIGPGITHRTKAIEKFIQGECPEDIARNMQHSLRAIERYITSFCRIVHCQSEVSDTLKTSLIVGCSLALTNKCLDLRDQYMKTAAYRERLEEIQTMGTRFWESVDSKKKAGQ; encoded by the coding sequence ATGATATCAGATACAATAAATCGTAAAGAAGACAGTAGCAAACGACTTGCGCTCAGAAGTAATACCTCAACCCTGGTTAATGTCATTGTTGAGGGAACCAGTTGCTCACGCTTTGAATCAGAAGTCATAGCCGACAAAGCAGTGGAGGTATTTGGCATCGGCCCATATAGTCCAGACGCCGAACTGCAGCCAGGTCAAATGAAATGGAAGGCAATAAGTGCTTTGGAACCTGCGGGAAAACCTCTAGCAGCTTGTCAATTCAAAATCATCACCCTTACGGTTCACCAGCTTGAGGATGATCAAGAAGTGTATTTGAAGTATGGCCGCTCAGCCAAGCGAGCCAATCAAATTGTTCGGATGTGTGAGGAATGCTATGATCAGGAGTGTTTACTGACTCAGGAAGATTTAGCTTGCATACTGGATTGTGATGTAAAAACGGTGCGCAATGACATTCGTGATTATCAAAAGAAACATGAATGCCTTGTTCCAACCCGGGGAAACAAAAAAGATATCGGCCCAGGTATTACCCACAGAACAAAAGCCATAGAGAAGTTTATCCAAGGTGAATGTCCCGAGGATATAGCCCGTAATATGCAACATTCTCTCAGGGCTATAGAGCGTTATATCACATCTTTTTGTCGTATAGTCCATTGTCAAAGCGAAGTTTCTGATACTTTGAAAACATCCTTGATCGTAGGTTGTTCATTAGCTTTGACCAACAAATGCCTTGACCTTCGAGATCAGTATATGAAAACAGCTGCGTACCGTGAGCGCTTGGAAGAAATACAGACTATGGGCACCCGTTTTTGGGAAAGTGTAGACTCTAAAAAAAAGGCTGGGCAATAG
- a CDS encoding IS1595-like element ISLar1 family transposase — protein sequence MPKNKIQFQVGVSFPEFIKTFGTEDQCSAYLESCKWPNGFKCETCDSDKYYRYESGSRTIFQCKSCRKNHRLTAGTLFHRTKVPLQKWFLALHQISQSKNSVSALELHRHIDVNYKTAWLIKQKIMQMMYEQDSKYKLKGLVEIDDAYLGGRLEGGKRGRGSENKSPFIAAVETNENRNPVFVKLNPVSSFSYEVIKQWAIDNLEENCDTISDGLRGFSALKEVSNHNVLVTSKAKKEEIESTFKWVNTILSNVKTSISGTFHSLKFEKYGFRYLADLQFRLNRRFDLRKMFFGLISKAMTTSQKPVDYLNASLTG from the coding sequence ATGCCTAAGAATAAAATTCAGTTTCAAGTTGGAGTTAGTTTTCCAGAATTCATCAAAACTTTTGGAACCGAGGATCAATGTAGTGCTTACTTGGAAAGCTGTAAGTGGCCTAATGGTTTTAAATGTGAGACATGCGATAGTGATAAGTATTACCGCTATGAATCTGGAAGCCGCACCATCTTTCAATGTAAATCCTGCCGTAAAAACCATCGTTTAACAGCGGGCACTTTATTTCATCGTACGAAAGTTCCTCTACAGAAGTGGTTCTTAGCTCTGCATCAAATAAGCCAATCAAAGAACAGTGTTTCAGCATTAGAATTACACCGCCATATTGATGTGAATTATAAAACTGCCTGGTTAATAAAGCAGAAAATCATGCAGATGATGTATGAGCAAGACAGTAAGTATAAACTTAAAGGTTTGGTTGAAATAGACGATGCTTACCTAGGTGGTCGACTGGAAGGAGGTAAACGAGGTAGAGGTTCAGAAAACAAATCTCCATTTATAGCGGCTGTGGAAACTAACGAAAATCGAAATCCAGTTTTTGTTAAACTGAATCCTGTATCAAGTTTTTCTTATGAAGTGATTAAACAATGGGCTATAGATAATCTTGAGGAGAACTGTGATACAATTTCAGACGGACTTAGAGGCTTCAGCGCCTTAAAAGAAGTAAGTAATCATAACGTTTTAGTTACTAGTAAAGCAAAGAAAGAAGAAATCGAAAGTACTTTTAAATGGGTGAATACCATTCTGAGTAATGTAAAAACTTCTATTTCTGGAACATTTCATTCACTAAAATTCGAGAAATACGGTTTCAGGTATCTTGCTGATTTACAGTTTAGGCTCAACAGAAGATTTGACCTCAGAAAAATGTTTTTTGGACTGATTTCCAAAGCTATGACTACATCGCAAAAACCTGTAGATTACCTTAATGCATCGTTAACTGGTTAA
- a CDS encoding SLC13 family permease, giving the protein MQKTFSLIKKYSLILGPLLAGLTWLLLKQYSWSNDACWAGAIACLCAAWWVFEPIPIPVTSLIPLACFPSLGVMTHKDVALAYGHRLILLLLGGFILSRAMEKSGAHKKIASAIIELVGTSSKRRVILAFMLASASLSMWISNTATTLMLLPIAIAVLAKTKDRSLDIPLLLGLAYAASVGGIGTPIGTPPNVIFMSEYQSATSKEISFFSWMKIGVPAVIIAIPIMWFYLTRKLKGSLDFKFSTKEKWTIAQIRTLIVFSLTALAWMTRKEPFGGWSEWLNLPGAHDSSVALLAVIALFIIPNGMQKQEKLLDWEHARDIPWGMLILFSGGICIANAFKQTGLSVALGEQVTQLSSVPLFLSVLCICLAVTFLTELTSNTASTVLLMPVLASGALASGTDPLAFMLPAVFSASCAFMLPVATVPNAVVYGSGKFTIADMAKEGFYLNLIIAIVMSIYCFIIL; this is encoded by the coding sequence ATGCAGAAAACTTTTAGCTTAATTAAGAAGTACTCACTTATTTTAGGACCTTTACTGGCTGGTCTAACTTGGTTACTCCTCAAGCAGTATAGCTGGTCCAATGATGCTTGCTGGGCAGGGGCAATTGCCTGTCTCTGTGCGGCATGGTGGGTTTTTGAACCCATTCCTATTCCCGTCACTTCACTGATTCCTCTCGCCTGTTTCCCGAGCCTAGGTGTCATGACTCATAAAGATGTGGCACTTGCCTATGGTCATCGACTGATTCTGCTCTTGCTCGGGGGTTTTATCTTATCCCGTGCCATGGAAAAAAGTGGCGCTCACAAAAAGATTGCCAGTGCGATTATTGAACTCGTGGGTACTTCGAGCAAGCGACGGGTGATTTTAGCTTTTATGTTAGCCTCGGCCTCTTTAAGCATGTGGATTTCAAATACCGCGACCACACTCATGCTACTCCCCATTGCTATTGCGGTTTTAGCCAAAACAAAAGACCGCAGTCTCGATATCCCTCTCTTATTAGGTCTTGCTTATGCTGCGAGTGTGGGCGGCATTGGCACCCCGATTGGAACTCCCCCAAATGTTATTTTCATGAGTGAATATCAATCGGCGACTTCTAAGGAGATCTCCTTCTTCTCATGGATGAAAATTGGGGTTCCTGCAGTGATTATCGCGATCCCCATCATGTGGTTTTACTTAACTCGCAAACTCAAAGGTAGTTTAGATTTTAAATTCTCCACAAAAGAAAAATGGACCATAGCGCAAATAAGAACCCTCATTGTTTTTTCTCTGACTGCCCTAGCTTGGATGACTCGCAAGGAACCTTTTGGCGGTTGGTCGGAATGGCTCAATTTACCAGGAGCTCACGACTCGAGTGTTGCCCTTCTTGCGGTAATCGCATTATTTATCATCCCCAATGGTATGCAAAAACAGGAAAAACTCTTGGATTGGGAACACGCTCGCGATATCCCTTGGGGCATGCTCATCCTCTTCAGTGGAGGGATTTGTATTGCTAATGCCTTCAAACAAACCGGACTCAGTGTCGCCCTCGGTGAACAAGTCACTCAATTGAGTTCTGTGCCACTCTTCCTCTCCGTCTTGTGCATTTGCCTTGCGGTGACTTTTTTAACTGAACTCACGAGCAATACTGCCAGTACAGTGCTTTTAATGCCGGTTCTCGCTAGTGGAGCCCTGGCTAGTGGCACGGATCCTTTAGCCTTCATGCTTCCCGCCGTCTTTAGTGCGAGCTGCGCTTTTATGCTCCCCGTTGCAACTGTGCCCAATGCGGTTGTCTATGGTTCAGGTAAATTCACCATTGCGGATATGGCAAAAGAAGGCTTTTATCTCAACCTCATCATCGCCATCGTCATGTCGATTTACTGCTTCATCATTCTGTAA
- a CDS encoding glycoside hydrolase family 16 protein — MNKFFGMALAAFSLFAVSAESKVTGIHYFSEKPTSINKHCGNKSDSDSNCYAWIPKGKWEQSAKLDITKEEKIEGKYSYKFTLSHGWSRWILEMKKGKSVDYSAYDRLVFYLKSADAKYWDSFKLIIESPNKWYTKELAELGFKANGLWQRIEIPIADLAKAGVDTKNITKLMQFSWGGGVAGGNEFYLDNLCLEKGARQMYDIPEPKVWSPDMIKSNPFEDMTSYELVWSDEFEFDGSPNPDKWQFEEGFSRNRELQWYQKENAVCKDGKLIIEARREVKPNPTYKKGGDWRQERNNIEYTSSSIKTSDLHSWKYGRFEIRAKVDAISGTWPAIWTVGDQGQWPSSGEIDLMEYYKGKILANTVWGTRKRWHGEWNAAKKSLSSFGKGWDDHFHVWRMDWDENYIKIYVDDVLLNKTDLSKTINPMNWGPKNPFQSEHHIILNMALGGDNGGRPMEEEYPAKFIVDYVRIYQKK, encoded by the coding sequence ATGAATAAGTTTTTTGGCATGGCGCTGGCGGCTTTTAGTTTATTTGCGGTTTCCGCAGAATCAAAAGTAACGGGGATTCACTACTTTAGTGAAAAGCCCACTAGTATTAATAAGCATTGTGGAAATAAATCAGATAGTGACTCAAACTGTTACGCTTGGATACCCAAAGGGAAGTGGGAACAGTCAGCTAAATTAGATATTACGAAAGAAGAAAAAATTGAAGGGAAGTATTCATATAAGTTCACTCTTAGTCATGGTTGGAGTCGCTGGATCCTAGAAATGAAAAAAGGTAAAAGTGTTGATTACTCAGCTTACGATCGCCTCGTTTTTTACCTGAAATCAGCTGATGCAAAGTACTGGGATAGTTTTAAGCTTATCATCGAAAGTCCCAATAAGTGGTATACGAAAGAATTGGCTGAACTTGGTTTTAAAGCTAATGGGCTTTGGCAACGTATCGAAATTCCTATTGCGGACCTCGCAAAAGCTGGAGTAGATACAAAAAATATCACAAAGCTCATGCAGTTTTCCTGGGGAGGTGGTGTAGCAGGCGGTAATGAATTTTATTTGGATAACCTCTGCTTAGAGAAGGGCGCTCGTCAAATGTACGATATTCCTGAGCCCAAAGTTTGGTCGCCAGATATGATCAAATCGAATCCCTTCGAAGATATGACAAGCTATGAACTTGTTTGGAGTGATGAATTTGAGTTTGATGGTTCTCCCAATCCAGATAAATGGCAGTTTGAGGAAGGCTTTTCGAGAAATAGAGAACTGCAGTGGTACCAAAAAGAAAATGCGGTATGTAAAGACGGCAAGCTTATTATTGAGGCTCGTCGCGAAGTTAAGCCCAACCCAACTTATAAAAAGGGTGGTGATTGGAGGCAAGAACGTAATAATATTGAATATACTTCAAGCTCAATTAAAACAAGTGATTTACATAGCTGGAAGTACGGACGTTTTGAAATCAGAGCAAAAGTTGATGCAATAAGTGGTACTTGGCCAGCAATCTGGACCGTGGGAGATCAAGGCCAATGGCCTAGTAGTGGCGAGATTGACCTTATGGAATACTATAAAGGAAAAATTCTTGCCAATACAGTATGGGGAACGAGAAAACGTTGGCATGGAGAATGGAATGCTGCCAAGAAAAGTTTGAGTAGCTTCGGGAAAGGCTGGGATGATCATTTCCATGTATGGCGCATGGATTGGGATGAGAACTATATAAAAATTTATGTCGATGATGTCTTGTTAAATAAAACAGATTTATCTAAAACAATAAATCCTATGAACTGGGGACCTAAGAACCCATTTCAAAGTGAACACCATATAATTCTCAATATGGCACTTGGCGGTGATAATGGTGGGAGGCCAATGGAAGAAGAGTACCCCGCAAAATTTATCGTTGACTACGTACGAATTTATCAAAAAAAATAA
- a CDS encoding helix-turn-helix domain-containing protein, protein MRNRVLSKKVLGSFIPMGAIIGVFVFKPLVGLFIWLEFELPANPDVPLPTYLTKVMLRSFNPDTILVTLSFAIVGMIIGFMFWFYLKEIAKREQLIDFLSNQPGQDLDALIKGGENDVLEFKSSMRWDYKNEKLNKALEMVIIKTLAGFMNTRGGTLLIGIDDDGVILGLDQD, encoded by the coding sequence ATGAGAAATAGAGTTTTATCTAAAAAAGTTCTAGGGAGCTTTATTCCCATGGGCGCGATTATTGGTGTATTTGTGTTCAAACCATTAGTCGGCTTATTTATTTGGTTGGAGTTTGAACTACCCGCCAATCCGGATGTTCCTTTGCCAACTTACCTCACAAAAGTGATGTTGAGATCATTTAATCCTGACACCATTTTAGTGACTCTATCTTTTGCGATCGTGGGTATGATTATTGGTTTTATGTTTTGGTTTTACCTAAAGGAAATTGCCAAGCGTGAACAGCTCATTGATTTCCTCAGTAATCAGCCTGGACAAGACTTAGACGCCCTTATCAAAGGTGGTGAGAATGACGTCCTAGAATTCAAGTCTTCTATGCGTTGGGATTATAAGAACGAAAAGCTCAACAAAGCCCTCGAAATGGTGATTATCAAAACTCTTGCCGGCTTCATGAATACCCGTGGGGGAACACTGCTTATTGGTATTGATGATGATGGCGTCATTTTGGGACTCGATCAAGATTAA
- a CDS encoding AAA family ATPase has translation MSDLMEAQGNDTELVTEIGQAYARMKKEIHKKIVGQDEVVNNLLISIFAGGHVLLVGVPGLAKTLLVTSLCEALDLDFKRIQFTPDLMPSDIVGTEVIQDDPVTKERMFKFMAGPIFSNIILADEINRTPPKTQAALLEAMQEKQVSVGGKVYPLSKPFFVIATQNPIDQEGTYPLPEAQQDRFLFNLFVDYPEDQEEMDIVRMVTSGAFEDIESAVSGEDILRYQQVIKKAPVSDHVLRYAINLVRATRHKKPEATYFVRKWMAFGAGPRASLSLISAAKSRAILNGNYHVSTEDVAAVAIPVLRHRIAPNFAAMAEGVDSVAIINHLLETIPQNA, from the coding sequence ATGAGCGATCTCATGGAAGCCCAGGGTAATGATACAGAGTTAGTCACAGAAATAGGCCAAGCCTATGCTCGAATGAAAAAGGAGATTCACAAAAAAATCGTTGGCCAGGATGAGGTGGTAAATAATTTGCTCATTTCCATTTTTGCGGGTGGTCACGTTTTACTTGTTGGTGTTCCCGGTCTCGCTAAAACTTTGCTTGTGACCTCACTTTGTGAGGCGCTTGACCTAGATTTTAAACGTATTCAATTTACACCTGATTTGATGCCTTCGGATATTGTGGGTACAGAAGTTATTCAGGATGATCCAGTGACCAAAGAACGTATGTTCAAATTTATGGCCGGTCCAATCTTCTCTAATATTATCCTTGCGGATGAGATCAACCGTACACCCCCAAAAACCCAGGCGGCACTTCTCGAAGCGATGCAGGAAAAGCAGGTTTCTGTTGGTGGTAAAGTTTATCCACTCTCTAAACCTTTCTTTGTAATTGCAACTCAAAACCCTATCGACCAAGAGGGTACTTACCCACTTCCTGAAGCTCAACAGGACCGTTTCCTTTTTAATCTCTTTGTCGATTACCCAGAAGATCAAGAAGAGATGGATATTGTACGCATGGTGACTTCCGGTGCTTTCGAAGATATTGAGTCGGCAGTCAGCGGTGAAGATATTTTGCGCTATCAGCAAGTTATCAAAAAAGCCCCAGTTTCAGATCACGTTTTGCGTTACGCGATCAACCTGGTTAGAGCAACACGTCACAAAAAGCCCGAAGCCACTTACTTTGTTCGCAAATGGATGGCCTTCGGTGCTGGTCCCCGTGCATCCCTTTCCCTCATTTCAGCGGCTAAATCCAGAGCGATTCTGAACGGCAACTACCACGTATCCACAGAGGACGTGGCAGCTGTTGCCATTCCGGTACTTCGCCACCGTATTGCGCCAAACTTTGCCGCTATGGCCGAGGGTGTGGATTCAGTTGCGATTATCAATCATCTTTTGGAAACTATCCCGCAAAACGCCTAA
- a CDS encoding DUF1670 domain-containing protein, with the protein MKDKLVNKKESKPEPAWTKKDFKAVLMNFFLQHCPQLGGELLVERLVLELIKTIETYYPATERMKMGQALWYAVDAAETAGYGKALERCKLVPVVLDMIHDDDIEAYLAKEKKRKRNITKVVRIFDQTYQQGGVLTLADAGAIMGLSPSTISSYLREYEKEHNRLVPRRGTIHDLGPTLTHKRIICIKHCYEGKSIEQTARETTHSVRAVTRYTNDFKRVQTCLKEGWKVEKIAAATGLSKSLTQEYIDLIENKPQEETEG; encoded by the coding sequence ATGAAAGATAAACTCGTTAATAAAAAAGAGTCGAAACCTGAGCCAGCCTGGACTAAAAAGGATTTTAAAGCTGTACTCATGAATTTCTTTCTTCAGCATTGTCCGCAGCTCGGTGGCGAGCTCTTAGTAGAACGTCTTGTTTTAGAGCTCATTAAAACTATTGAAACCTATTATCCAGCAACAGAAAGAATGAAAATGGGACAAGCTTTGTGGTACGCAGTTGATGCCGCAGAAACAGCCGGTTATGGCAAAGCCCTTGAACGATGTAAGCTCGTTCCTGTTGTTTTAGATATGATTCACGATGATGATATTGAAGCGTATTTAGCCAAGGAGAAGAAACGTAAACGCAATATAACGAAGGTTGTTCGAATCTTTGATCAAACTTATCAACAGGGAGGCGTCTTAACCCTTGCTGATGCTGGCGCCATCATGGGGCTTTCTCCAAGTACAATCTCTTCATATCTAAGAGAATATGAAAAAGAACATAACAGATTGGTCCCTCGGCGAGGTACAATTCATGATCTTGGTCCCACGCTGACTCATAAGCGTATTATTTGTATAAAACATTGTTATGAAGGAAAGTCTATTGAACAAACCGCTCGGGAAACAACACACTCAGTTCGAGCTGTTACGCGATATACCAATGATTTCAAAAGAGTTCAGACTTGCTTAAAGGAAGGTTGGAAAGTCGAAAAAATAGCTGCCGCTACAGGATTATCGAAATCTTTGACTCAGGAGTATATAGATCTAATTGAAAATAAACCACAGGAGGAGACAGAAGGCTGA
- a CDS encoding type II secretion system protein produces the protein MKMKKKHVSLIEILVVVAIIGILASLLLPSLKSARESAKSVNCLNNLRNLGMFTEMHLGDNDGNIPPRLLWYSDDYTGEVNNQSYRWHTFLGEYISSPGTNLFDAKVFSCPSKSIFVRQDNGLATDGALTYWVNNHEAADGRSPWNNNWGVTDPGVGNDIQEEYVNITEILEPATLASIYDVAQDWVGRVAESGAGGFVSHAQDIWDQASPGPSSSSEPETLIGYKQIPSQNGIHYWRGAVDFRHPRQTINTVNFDGSATRLINGGVKNKNMVNQ, from the coding sequence ATGAAGATGAAAAAGAAGCACGTAAGCTTAATAGAAATTTTAGTTGTTGTAGCCATTATCGGTATTTTGGCATCACTTTTATTGCCCAGTTTAAAGAGTGCTCGTGAATCCGCTAAGAGTGTGAACTGCCTCAATAATTTACGAAATTTGGGTATGTTCACTGAGATGCACCTTGGGGATAATGATGGTAATATTCCACCTCGACTTCTTTGGTATTCTGATGACTATACAGGAGAGGTGAATAATCAAAGTTACCGCTGGCACACATTTCTTGGTGAGTATATTTCTTCCCCTGGAACTAATTTATTTGACGCAAAAGTTTTTAGTTGTCCATCCAAATCAATATTTGTCAGGCAGGATAATGGTCTGGCAACTGATGGGGCCTTGACATATTGGGTGAATAATCATGAAGCCGCAGATGGGCGTTCACCTTGGAATAATAATTGGGGAGTTACCGACCCAGGTGTAGGCAATGACATCCAGGAAGAGTATGTTAATATCACTGAAATCTTAGAGCCAGCTACCCTTGCAAGTATTTACGATGTAGCTCAGGACTGGGTAGGTAGAGTGGCCGAGTCCGGTGCCGGAGGCTTTGTAAGTCACGCGCAAGATATTTGGGATCAAGCATCTCCCGGTCCTAGTAGTTCATCTGAACCTGAAACTCTTATTGGATATAAGCAAATTCCTAGTCAAAATGGTATTCACTACTGGCGTGGTGCAGTGGACTTTCGTCATCCTAGACAGACTATTAATACGGTTAATTTTGATGGCTCAGCCACTCGTCTTATAAATGGTGGCGTAAAAAATAAAAACATGGTCAATCAATAA